A genomic segment from Dermacentor silvarum isolate Dsil-2018 chromosome 11, BIME_Dsil_1.4, whole genome shotgun sequence encodes:
- the LOC119433764 gene encoding uncharacterized oxidoreductase ZK1290.5 isoform X4 — protein sequence MSSPLECISMHERVFLRNGIRMPILGLGTSHSGGYCHSTVVYALRDCGYRLVDTAKRYGCEQYLGEAIAESGVPREELFLATKLWPRDYQDAGGDGPRNAFRGSLERLAVDYLDLYLMHWPECPTECADRQRTLDETWRQLELLYDEGLCRAVGVSNYERDDLERLLDVCSLVPHVNQLEFHPHHAPEELLRFCASQGILFQGYSPLAKGRLLADPIVCRVAQRHRRSSAQVLVRWSLQKGVVAIPKSTQRDRVRENAQLTWTQHQISTWKCSLRPRGRSEYK from the exons ATGAGTTCGCCTCTGGAGTGCATTTCTATGCACGAGCGAGTTTTTCTTCGCAATGGCATCCGCATGCCCATCCTTGGCTTGG GTACCTCGCACAGTGGCGGGTACTGCCACTCAACGGTGGTATATGCTTTGCGCGACTGTGGATACCGGCTTGTGGACACGGCCAAGCGCTACGGCTGCGAACAGTATCTGGGTGAGGCCATCGCGGAAAGCGGCGTGCCCCGCGAGGAGCTTTTTCTCGCCACGAAACTGTGGCCACGCGACTACCAGGATGCTGGGGGCGACGGGCCACGGAATGCCTTCCGGGGATCGTTGGAGCGGCTCGCGGTCGACTACCTGGACCTGTACTTGATGCATTGGCCCGAGTGCCCAACTGAGTGCGCGGACCGACAACGCACGCTGGACGAGACGTGGCGCCAGCTGGAGCTGCTTTATGATGAGGGTCTGTGCCGTGCCGTGGGCGTCAGCAACTACGAGCGAGACGACCTCGAGCGCCTTCTAGACGTGTGCAGCCTGGTGCCGCACGTGAACCAGCTCGAGTTCCATCCACACCATGCGCCTGAGGAGCTGCTGCGCTTCTGCGCGAGCCAGGGCATCCTCTTCCAG GGCTACTCACCGCTGGCCAAGGGCCGCCTGCTGGCCGACCCCATAGTGTGCCGTGTGGCGCAGCGCCACCGACGCTCATCCGCCCAGGTGCTGGTGCGATGGTCCCTGCAGAAAGGCGTCGTGGCCATCCCCAAGTCAACGCAGCGGGACCGGGTGCGCGAAAATGCTCAG
- the LOC119432337 gene encoding mitochondrial import inner membrane translocase subunit Tim29 isoform X1: MIARLASRLGTYWKSLLQDYGAAVKDIVKDSRSRPGKAALMLAEASNNRPCQCQESPVCTCYKVEQCSLVLPCGDLQQGSGAVCVLVATKPDPESFLDALGSSANDLLLLSDRTRNPESEAHVRHLEACCCHGALRSWDLLLATVVWESDHAEGCDLYAARCTYLQPRPLFEQHRLIDIGLFGTWLNLRRKMQDCDINHSQWQ; the protein is encoded by the exons ATGATCGCGCGACTGGCGTCACGACTAG GCACCTACTGGAAGAGCCTGTTGCAAGACTACGGCGCTGCAGTGAAGGACATTGTGAAGGATTCAAGGAGTCGGCCAGGCAAGGCAGCCCTCATGCTGGCAG agGCTAGCAACAACAGGCCCTGTCAGTGCCAAGAGTCCCCAGTCTGTACGTGCTACAAAGTTGAACAGTGTTCTTTAGTGCTACCATGCGGTGATTTGCAACAAG GAAGTGGAGCAGTGTGCGTGCTGGTGGCCACCAAGCCAGACCCAGAATCATTCCTTGATGCACTGGGCTCCAGTGCAAATGACCTGCTGCTGCTGAGTGACAGAACACGCAACCCAGAATCTGAGGCACATGTGCGGCACCTGGAGGCATGTTGCTGCCATGGTGCTCTGCGTTCCTGGGACTTGCTGCTGGCAACAGTTGTGTGGGAAAGTGATCATGCTGAGGGATGCGACTTGTATGCAGCTCGCTGCACATACCTGCAACCACGGCCATTGTTTGAACAGCATCGACTGATTGACATTGGCCTCTTCGGAACATGGCTCAATTTGAGGCGCAAGATGCAAGACTGTGACATCAACCACTCGCAGTGGCAATAA
- the LOC119432337 gene encoding mitochondrial import inner membrane translocase subunit Tim29 isoform X3 — protein sequence MIARLASRLGTYWKSLLQDYGAAVKDIVKDSRSRPGSGAVCVLVATKPDPESFLDALGSSANDLLLLSDRTRNPESEAHVRHLEACCCHGALRSWDLLLATVVWESDHAEGCDLYAARCTYLQPRPLFEQHRLIDIGLFGTWLNLRRKMQDCDINHSQWQ from the exons ATGATCGCGCGACTGGCGTCACGACTAG GCACCTACTGGAAGAGCCTGTTGCAAGACTACGGCGCTGCAGTGAAGGACATTGTGAAGGATTCAAGGAGTCGGCCAG GAAGTGGAGCAGTGTGCGTGCTGGTGGCCACCAAGCCAGACCCAGAATCATTCCTTGATGCACTGGGCTCCAGTGCAAATGACCTGCTGCTGCTGAGTGACAGAACACGCAACCCAGAATCTGAGGCACATGTGCGGCACCTGGAGGCATGTTGCTGCCATGGTGCTCTGCGTTCCTGGGACTTGCTGCTGGCAACAGTTGTGTGGGAAAGTGATCATGCTGAGGGATGCGACTTGTATGCAGCTCGCTGCACATACCTGCAACCACGGCCATTGTTTGAACAGCATCGACTGATTGACATTGGCCTCTTCGGAACATGGCTCAATTTGAGGCGCAAGATGCAAGACTGTGACATCAACCACTCGCAGTGGCAATAA
- the LOC119432337 gene encoding mitochondrial import inner membrane translocase subunit Tim29 isoform X2 codes for MIARLASRLGTYWKSLLQDYGAAVKDIVKDSRSRPGKAALMLAGSGAVCVLVATKPDPESFLDALGSSANDLLLLSDRTRNPESEAHVRHLEACCCHGALRSWDLLLATVVWESDHAEGCDLYAARCTYLQPRPLFEQHRLIDIGLFGTWLNLRRKMQDCDINHSQWQ; via the exons ATGATCGCGCGACTGGCGTCACGACTAG GCACCTACTGGAAGAGCCTGTTGCAAGACTACGGCGCTGCAGTGAAGGACATTGTGAAGGATTCAAGGAGTCGGCCAGGCAAGGCAGCCCTCATGCTGGCAG GAAGTGGAGCAGTGTGCGTGCTGGTGGCCACCAAGCCAGACCCAGAATCATTCCTTGATGCACTGGGCTCCAGTGCAAATGACCTGCTGCTGCTGAGTGACAGAACACGCAACCCAGAATCTGAGGCACATGTGCGGCACCTGGAGGCATGTTGCTGCCATGGTGCTCTGCGTTCCTGGGACTTGCTGCTGGCAACAGTTGTGTGGGAAAGTGATCATGCTGAGGGATGCGACTTGTATGCAGCTCGCTGCACATACCTGCAACCACGGCCATTGTTTGAACAGCATCGACTGATTGACATTGGCCTCTTCGGAACATGGCTCAATTTGAGGCGCAAGATGCAAGACTGTGACATCAACCACTCGCAGTGGCAATAA